The following proteins come from a genomic window of Gimesia chilikensis:
- a CDS encoding ThuA domain-containing protein: protein MTCYRALILTFCVCLFSSSTIAEATESLVEKTHKKKVVLIAGPKSHGPVGNGIHDYPWSVKLLKVMLDNSNIQDQVRVEYHLDGWPENPATLNDADTIMVISDGRDGEKFTEAPHFANQEHLQQIQRQIDRGCGFLTFHFSTFAPDQYSKQIQNWSGGYFDWEENGVRKWYSAIKTLQAPVVLSHADHPVCRGVKPFEMREEFYFNLRFQQNDPRLTPLLEVPALQGRTEQGNVVAWAKERENGGRGFGTTCGHFYDNWQNAAFRKFILNAIAWTAQASVPAQGVEARYYTHAEITSALTGIKGTTPALVDDRPIRVLMFAGNEAHTWHNWKKTTPAIKQLLERDPRIKVDVSNDIEELSQKPLQDYQVIIQNYTNWHDGTPLSEASRTAFMNYLQKGGGLILIHFSNGAFHFSLPKAGESDWPEYRKIVRRVWNHDGKGEQKSGHDAFGNFEVLITDDSHPLTHNLQNFPVTDELYFRQAGTEPVEPIITAKSKVTGKREPLAWTYHYGKGRIFQTLLGHSEKTYDTFEACEILRRATAWAAGRNIHELKRPPEKPASNNSVSLLGPGKWGKALNTNAGSISIPAETIQKSKHLSADCWVKLNSKSGFNVFLASSKKSNPAHWEMYSYARSGFFSVYLPGQGGEYKTRINICDQKWHHVAMTLEPDRIQLFVDGKRELEASLPAPKQTEMASGNLRIGGLVEKSIFSDGLLDELRITKGARDFTQVPPKPLKTDAETLILFSFDEIGKDLNTLEEASGKLIPLETRTQVSQKEPVKKKEVRDHWGKESVGFEQPVQATEDNRWQQTDMGNWLASIVPLPSGPVKKGLSIRVGKQQTGTACYDTRHCKLRGLWTGGFLKPYPERFGLIRAPAPEGTIHFSTQEGPGWSPEYPCRFLGSHVNRDRVTLEYQIGETTVFESPWLLKNQGPHCFTRSFEIGPGNQSLQLHIADASQVKTVPDGRMLFISKDPQSPFTIGCDGWDQILPRIIDNGKTQTAVFEIPPRKSTQHFNIFYQINTAQDTQQKFPTPSLTSASLQPLLIPGPSRWNELLRTQGVVSMDDAPYVVDTISIPFENPYRALFFISGHDFLDNGDLAVATVHGDVWLVKGIDQDLKNLKWKRFATGLFQPLGLKVVQNKIHVLGRDQITILHDQNLNDEADFYECFHNQYSTSPGGHDYVTCLETDSFGNFYFMHAQKGVMQVSSNGRQLTNIASGFRNPNGMGIGPGNIITASPQEGNWTPASNITEISPGGYYGYGGPRITTERPLGYDRPLCWIPRLQDNSSGGQVWVTSREWGPLQNQLLHLSYGQSKLMLTLREVIQGQSQGGTLTLPLIFDSGVMRGRFSPRDGQLYVSGMKGWVTNAVQDGCLQRVRYTGQPVDLPVAVKTMQNGISLSFSNVLERKTAENPDNYAIQQWNYLWSQNYGSPEYRVSAPQVEGRDEVEVLSATLLPDQRTVFLELQSVKPVMQMGISYHLTSETGTNLKQTYYHTINSVSTQKMDSDKLTRRKKMRLLTLTQRQQLKPGILWKFHQDNATSEINDDARSSRMLALSVNENEPVTPFLKPGTFSATAEGFLQVPLSGKYYFSMEGSGNCRMAINQKLVLKAEGTDLKQAPPAAVTLEKGYNRIRLNYQSPLKGGAHLRILWQGSQFATEPVPPTILTHLSDDRLLEKMRQIRAGRALFAEFKCHTCHGVNQENSTGFTFDAEQLSSAQSLSRMPELNQSPPDLDNIGNRISKRWLFHWLRNPHSLKPDTRMPHLLGPPDSKQTIQQAADLTAWFVSRATKPVRSEPGLPLNPDPPASEQLVESGAKRFEDLGCINCHHFNTDNPQADEYQRHSLALLKRKFSHSQLARFLELPHLHHPWSRMPDFRLTPIESAELSAFLIERSEGKIPSAMIPPAGSAQRGQKLYYETLGCARCHGSLKGDDQPLTLKRSVLTGQPTVNGCLSKENEIARGIPKFSLTTVEKESIQAFLHFGTESLQQRNFSEISDRWTKQLNCVACHHRDTIQSPRAMIVVDEGESGLPPEPLPSLTWAGEKLKSGWLESFLAGEIKWRPRPWLKSRMPQFPAHAHLLATGLREEHGIPSQTNSHLDSSLQEKHETLIDTGKQLTTRQALDCRQCHGIGDLQPSGDEKTRIALGINFVHIRERLTPEYYHRFVLDPPRFDISTKMPKLSADGETTKISTILNGDARQQFEAIWHYIRSLEEPSRSYSITPRPD from the coding sequence CAGAATGACCCGCGACTGACACCGCTGTTGGAAGTTCCTGCCCTGCAAGGCAGAACAGAGCAGGGGAATGTCGTCGCCTGGGCAAAAGAACGTGAAAATGGAGGACGTGGTTTCGGGACCACCTGCGGCCACTTTTATGATAACTGGCAGAACGCTGCGTTTCGCAAATTCATTCTCAACGCGATTGCCTGGACAGCGCAAGCATCAGTCCCGGCCCAGGGTGTTGAAGCACGCTATTATACCCATGCGGAAATCACCTCGGCCCTCACAGGAATCAAGGGGACAACACCTGCGCTTGTGGATGATCGCCCGATTCGCGTGTTGATGTTCGCAGGCAATGAAGCACACACCTGGCATAACTGGAAAAAAACAACTCCTGCGATCAAACAACTGCTGGAGCGGGATCCGCGTATCAAGGTCGATGTCTCAAATGACATTGAAGAACTCTCACAAAAACCTCTGCAAGACTACCAGGTCATCATTCAAAACTATACCAACTGGCACGATGGAACCCCATTAAGTGAGGCGTCGCGAACCGCCTTTATGAATTACCTCCAGAAAGGAGGGGGGCTGATCCTGATTCACTTCTCCAACGGCGCTTTTCATTTCTCGCTGCCCAAAGCGGGGGAATCTGACTGGCCGGAGTATCGTAAAATCGTCAGGCGGGTCTGGAACCATGACGGAAAAGGGGAACAGAAAAGCGGCCACGATGCGTTCGGAAATTTTGAAGTACTGATCACTGATGACTCTCACCCGCTGACGCACAATCTGCAGAATTTCCCCGTAACCGACGAACTCTATTTTCGACAGGCTGGCACGGAGCCCGTTGAACCTATCATTACGGCCAAATCTAAAGTAACCGGAAAACGGGAGCCGCTGGCCTGGACCTATCATTACGGTAAGGGACGCATTTTCCAGACACTGCTGGGGCACAGTGAAAAAACGTACGACACCTTCGAAGCTTGCGAAATACTGCGTCGGGCGACAGCCTGGGCAGCGGGGAGAAACATACACGAGCTCAAACGTCCCCCTGAGAAACCAGCCAGCAATAATTCGGTCTCTCTGCTCGGTCCAGGTAAGTGGGGAAAGGCACTCAATACCAATGCAGGTTCGATCTCCATTCCCGCTGAAACAATTCAAAAATCGAAACATCTGAGTGCTGACTGTTGGGTCAAGTTGAATTCGAAATCAGGATTTAATGTCTTCCTCGCCTCCAGCAAGAAGAGCAACCCGGCCCACTGGGAGATGTATTCTTATGCCCGCAGCGGTTTCTTCAGTGTATATCTCCCGGGGCAGGGAGGCGAATACAAAACCAGGATCAACATCTGTGACCAGAAATGGCATCACGTGGCCATGACCCTGGAACCTGACCGGATTCAACTGTTTGTCGATGGTAAACGAGAGCTGGAAGCTTCACTGCCTGCCCCAAAACAAACAGAGATGGCCTCGGGGAATCTTCGGATCGGCGGCCTGGTAGAGAAGTCAATCTTCAGTGACGGCCTGCTGGATGAATTACGGATTACCAAAGGGGCGCGTGATTTCACACAGGTGCCCCCCAAACCTCTCAAAACAGATGCCGAAACGCTGATTCTGTTCTCATTTGATGAGATAGGCAAAGACTTAAACACACTTGAAGAAGCCTCTGGTAAGCTCATTCCCCTGGAAACCAGAACCCAGGTTTCTCAAAAGGAACCAGTTAAAAAAAAAGAGGTCCGTGATCACTGGGGCAAAGAATCGGTCGGCTTTGAACAACCAGTCCAGGCGACCGAGGACAACCGCTGGCAACAGACAGACATGGGTAACTGGCTGGCCAGTATTGTGCCTCTCCCCTCGGGTCCCGTTAAGAAGGGACTCTCAATCCGGGTCGGTAAACAGCAGACAGGGACCGCCTGTTATGATACCAGACACTGTAAACTGCGTGGTCTCTGGACTGGGGGCTTCCTGAAACCATATCCGGAGCGTTTCGGACTGATCCGGGCCCCGGCTCCGGAGGGAACGATTCACTTTTCGACACAGGAGGGTCCCGGCTGGAGTCCAGAATACCCCTGTCGTTTTCTCGGCTCGCACGTCAATCGGGACCGTGTCACGCTGGAATATCAAATCGGTGAGACAACTGTTTTTGAGTCCCCCTGGCTGCTGAAGAATCAAGGCCCCCATTGTTTCACCCGGTCATTTGAAATCGGTCCGGGTAACCAAAGTCTGCAACTGCACATTGCGGACGCCAGTCAGGTGAAAACAGTACCTGATGGTAGAATGCTGTTTATTTCTAAGGATCCACAGTCTCCCTTTACCATTGGATGCGACGGTTGGGACCAAATCCTGCCCCGAATCATCGACAATGGAAAAACGCAAACTGCGGTCTTTGAAATTCCGCCCCGAAAATCTACACAACATTTCAACATCTTCTATCAAATCAATACGGCTCAGGACACTCAGCAAAAGTTCCCCACTCCCAGTCTGACATCGGCTTCCTTACAGCCACTCCTGATACCGGGGCCGTCCCGCTGGAATGAACTCCTGAGAACACAAGGAGTCGTCAGCATGGATGACGCTCCCTATGTCGTGGATACAATTTCTATTCCCTTCGAAAATCCTTATCGAGCCCTCTTTTTCATCAGCGGTCACGACTTTCTGGATAACGGAGACCTGGCTGTCGCCACCGTACATGGCGATGTCTGGCTGGTGAAGGGGATCGACCAGGACCTGAAGAACCTGAAGTGGAAACGCTTTGCGACCGGTCTGTTTCAGCCCCTGGGACTCAAAGTTGTGCAGAATAAAATTCATGTGCTGGGACGGGATCAAATTACGATCCTGCACGACCAGAATCTGAATGACGAAGCAGACTTCTATGAATGTTTTCATAATCAGTACTCCACATCGCCCGGAGGCCATGATTACGTCACCTGCCTGGAGACCGACTCTTTCGGCAACTTTTATTTCATGCATGCCCAAAAGGGAGTGATGCAGGTTTCTTCCAATGGTCGCCAACTGACCAACATCGCTTCCGGCTTCCGTAATCCTAACGGGATGGGAATCGGGCCCGGCAATATCATCACAGCTTCTCCCCAGGAAGGTAACTGGACTCCCGCCTCAAACATCACAGAAATCAGTCCCGGGGGATACTACGGATATGGCGGCCCACGTATCACGACAGAACGTCCGCTGGGCTACGATCGGCCGTTATGCTGGATCCCTCGCCTGCAGGACAATTCGAGCGGCGGCCAGGTCTGGGTCACCAGTCGTGAGTGGGGGCCTCTCCAAAACCAGTTGCTGCACCTTTCTTATGGTCAGAGCAAACTCATGCTGACACTTCGAGAGGTAATCCAGGGGCAATCTCAGGGTGGCACTTTAACGCTCCCCTTGATTTTTGATTCAGGCGTAATGCGGGGAAGATTCAGCCCCCGGGATGGACAACTTTACGTCAGTGGAATGAAAGGTTGGGTGACAAATGCGGTGCAAGATGGCTGCCTGCAGCGCGTGCGTTACACGGGTCAGCCTGTCGATCTCCCTGTCGCTGTCAAAACGATGCAGAACGGGATCTCTCTGTCATTTTCAAATGTACTGGAAAGAAAAACTGCAGAGAATCCAGACAACTATGCGATTCAGCAGTGGAATTACCTCTGGTCTCAAAATTACGGTTCCCCGGAATACCGAGTCTCCGCCCCACAGGTTGAAGGGCGGGATGAAGTGGAAGTACTTTCTGCGACTTTGCTGCCCGATCAGCGGACTGTCTTCCTCGAACTCCAGTCCGTCAAACCAGTAATGCAGATGGGTATTTCTTACCACCTGACCTCAGAGACAGGCACAAACCTGAAACAAACTTACTACCACACAATCAACTCCGTATCCACACAGAAAATGGATTCGGACAAGTTGACTCGTCGTAAGAAAATGCGATTGCTGACACTCACGCAGCGTCAGCAACTGAAACCAGGTATTCTCTGGAAATTCCATCAGGATAATGCCACATCAGAGATAAACGATGACGCACGCTCATCCCGCATGCTGGCCCTTTCGGTCAATGAGAACGAACCGGTCACCCCTTTTCTTAAACCCGGAACATTCTCAGCCACAGCAGAAGGTTTTCTGCAGGTCCCCCTGTCTGGAAAATACTATTTCAGTATGGAAGGCAGTGGAAATTGTCGCATGGCAATCAATCAGAAACTTGTTCTGAAAGCAGAAGGAACTGATCTCAAACAAGCCCCACCCGCTGCAGTTACATTGGAAAAAGGCTATAACCGAATTCGTCTGAATTACCAGAGTCCTTTAAAGGGGGGAGCCCATCTACGAATCCTCTGGCAGGGTTCTCAGTTTGCCACCGAACCCGTGCCTCCCACGATTCTAACTCATTTAAGCGATGATCGGCTATTGGAGAAAATGCGACAGATCAGGGCAGGGCGGGCGTTATTCGCCGAATTCAAATGTCACACCTGTCACGGGGTTAACCAGGAAAACTCAACAGGGTTCACCTTTGATGCTGAGCAGTTGTCGTCAGCGCAATCTCTGTCGAGGATGCCTGAGCTGAACCAGTCTCCTCCCGACCTTGATAATATCGGAAACCGGATCAGCAAACGCTGGCTATTTCACTGGCTACGCAACCCGCACAGCCTGAAACCAGATACCCGCATGCCTCACCTGTTAGGCCCCCCGGATTCAAAACAGACGATTCAACAGGCAGCAGACCTAACTGCCTGGTTTGTGTCGCGGGCTACTAAACCTGTTCGTTCCGAACCCGGGTTGCCCCTGAACCCCGACCCTCCAGCCTCTGAGCAGTTAGTAGAATCTGGCGCGAAACGCTTCGAGGATCTGGGTTGTATCAACTGCCATCACTTCAATACAGATAACCCCCAAGCCGACGAATACCAGAGACACTCTCTGGCATTGCTCAAACGAAAATTCAGTCACTCACAGCTGGCTCGTTTTTTAGAGTTACCACATCTTCACCACCCCTGGAGCAGGATGCCAGACTTTAGATTAACACCAATTGAGTCGGCAGAATTATCGGCATTTCTGATCGAGCGTTCAGAAGGCAAAATCCCGAGCGCCATGATCCCCCCGGCTGGATCGGCACAGCGGGGACAAAAACTATACTATGAGACGCTGGGCTGTGCCCGCTGCCACGGCTCCCTAAAGGGAGATGATCAGCCTCTCACCCTCAAACGCTCTGTGTTGACCGGCCAGCCAACTGTGAATGGCTGTCTGTCAAAAGAGAATGAAATCGCTCGTGGAATCCCGAAATTCAGTCTCACTACAGTTGAAAAAGAGTCGATCCAGGCCTTCCTGCATTTTGGAACTGAATCCTTACAACAGAGGAACTTCTCCGAAATCTCAGATCGCTGGACGAAACAGTTGAACTGTGTCGCCTGCCATCACCGCGATACAATCCAGAGCCCACGGGCCATGATTGTCGTTGATGAGGGGGAGTCTGGCTTACCGCCTGAACCCTTACCATCTCTGACATGGGCGGGGGAGAAATTGAAATCGGGATGGCTGGAGTCCTTTCTGGCAGGCGAAATCAAATGGCGTCCCCGTCCCTGGCTGAAATCCCGTATGCCTCAATTCCCAGCACATGCCCATCTCCTGGCTACGGGTCTCCGAGAGGAACATGGCATCCCCTCACAGACTAACTCCCACCTTGACTCCAGCCTGCAGGAAAAGCATGAGACTCTGATTGATACGGGTAAGCAGCTTACCACCAGGCAGGCACTGGACTGTCGTCAGTGCCATGGCATAGGGGACTTGCAACCTTCGGGAGATGAGAAAACCAGAATCGCTCTCGGAATCAATTTTGTGCATATTCGCGAACGCCTGACTCCGGAATATTATCATCGATTCGTCCTTGATCCTCCTCGATTTGACATCTCAACCAAGATGCCAAAACTTTCCGCAGACGGAGAAACGACAAAGATTTCCACAATTCTGAATGGTGATGCCCGACAACAGTTTGAGGCCATCTGGCACTATATCCGTAGTCTGGAAGAGCCTTCGCGAAGCTATTCGATAACCCCGCGCCCCGACTGA